A window of Hydrogenophilus thermoluteolus genomic DNA:
GGGTGAAACCGGGGCAGGCAGCGATCGCGCGCGCGAGCCGTTCGGTGCCTTTCGCGAACGCGTCGAACTCGAACACCCCGAGCGGTCCGTTCCAGACGACCGCGCCGGTGCACGCTTCGATGGTTTGCGCAACTCGCTCAGCGAATTGCGGGCCGACATCAAGGATCATCTCGTCGGCAGCGACGGCGTCTGTGGGTTTGACCGTCGCGGGGGCGTCGGCACGGAACTCCGGAGCGACGACGACATCTTCGGGTAGCGGCACATCCGCGCCGCGCGCCGCCATCTTCTCTTGGACGGCTTTCGCTTCGCCGACGAGATCGGGTTCGACAAGGCTCTTCCCGACCGGTTTTCCGGCCGCCATCAGGAAGGTGTTGAGAATGCCGCCACCGACGATCAGGGTATCGACCTTTTCGGCCAGGTTTTGCAGTACGGTGAGTTTGGTCGAAACCTTGGAGCCAGCAACGATCGCGATCAAAGGCCGCGGTGGATTTGCGACCACTTTTTCGATCGCTTCGACCTCTTGCACCAAGAGTGGCCCGGCGCACGCAACGGGTGCGTATTCGAAGACGCCGTAGGTGGTCGCTTCGGCGCGATGCGCGGTGCCAAACGCGTCATGGACGAAGATATCGGCCAGTTTGGCGATTCTCTGCGCAAGTTCCGGGTTGTTTTTCTTTTCGCCGACGTTCACCCGGCAGTTCTCGAGCAGCACTACTTCGCCGGGTGCCGTGGTGAATTGGCCGTCGACCCAATCGGTGACGAGGCGCACGGGGCGGCCAAGGAGTTCCGCCATTCGGGCCGCGACCGGTGCCAGTGAGTCTTTGGCTTGGGGCTCCCCCTCTTTGGGGCGACCCAGGTGGGAAGTGACCAACACCGCTGCGGCGCCGCCTTCGAGCGCCATTCGGATCGCTGGAAGGCTAGCGCGGATGCGGGTGTCGTCCGCGACCGTGCCATTTTCGGCAAGCGGCACGTTGAGGTCGGCGCGGATGAAGACGCGCTTACCCCGTACTGCCCCTTGGGCCACCAATTCCGCAAATTTTTTCGCTTTCATGATCCATTCCTCTCCCTCTTTGCCCCGCGCACTCGCAGTGGGTGCGCAGGGTGCAGCCGCTCAGTGGTTCGTCGCGTGCGGCTCAGTTCTGTGCGACGTGACGGACGAAGCGGAGCATGTTGCAGGTGTAGCCGTATTCGTTGTCGTACCAGGAGACCACCTTGACGAAAGTGGGGTCGAGCATGATGCCCGCTTTCGCGTCGAAGATTGACGGCTGCGGGCAGCCCCGGAAGTCGGTGGCGACCACCGCGTCTTCGGTATAACCGAGCACGCCTTTGAGTTCGCCTTCACTTGCGGCTTTCATTGCCGCACAGATCGCCTCATAGGTGGTCTCTTTTTCGAGTTGAACGGTGAGATCGACCACCGAAACGTCGGAGGTGGGAACCCGGAACGCCATTCCGGTAAGCTTCTTGTTGAGCGACGGAATCACTTTTCCGACCGCTTTCGCTGCACCGGTGGAGGAGGGGATGATGTTTTCGAGAATGCCGCGACCGCCGCGCCAATCTTTTGCCGACGGACCATCCACCGTCTTCTGCGTGGCGGTTGCCGCATGCACGGTGCTCATCAGCCCGCGCACGATGCCGAACTGGTCGTGGAGCACTTTCGCGACCGGTGCCAGGCAGTTGGTGGTGCAGCTCGCGGCCGAGACGATCGTTTGTCCGGCGTAAGAGGTGTGGTTGACGCCATAGACGAACATCGGGGTGTCGTCTTTCGACGGTGCCGATTGCACCACTTTCTTCGCGCCCGCGTCGAGGTGCTTCTGACACGTTTCGCCGGTGAGGAAGAGCCCAGTCGATTCGACGACGACATCGACGCCAACCTCGCCCCACGCCAGTTGTGCGGGGTCTTTGTGCGCAGTGACACGGATGGTTTTGCCAGCGACGACGAGGTTCCCGTTTTGCACTTCAACGGTGACAGGCAACCGGCCATGCACCGAATCGTATTTGAGCATATATGCAAGGTAGTCAGGTTCGAGCAGGTCATTGACCGCTACGACCTCGATGTCTTGAAACTCTGCTTCTTTGACCACGGCGCGCAATACCATGCGGCCGATTCGGCCAAAGCCATTGATACCAATGCGAATCGTCATGACGGACTCCTTCACAATACAAGAATACAAGAATAAAAACGCCCTGGTTGTTTGGTCTCTCAGCGGCCAAGAAGCGCTTGTGCGGTTGCCACCACGCGCTCGACCGTAAAGCCGAAGTGCGCAAAGAGTTCGTTGGCAGGTGCCGATTCACCGAAGCGGTCGATACCGATCACGGCACCGTTCGCTCCCACCCAGCGGTACCAAAGGTCGGGGTGTGCCGCTTCGATCGCCACCTTCGGCAACCCTTCGGGCAGGATACTCGCCCGGTAGTGTTCGGGTTGCGCCGCAAAGCGTTCGACACACGGTATTGAGACCACGCGCGATCCTACCATCATTTCCGCGAGCCGTTCGGCAGCTTGGAGCGCCAGACTGACTTCAGAACCGGTGGCAATGAATACGATTTGGGGGGTACCGTGTTCGGCGACGACGTAGCCGCCGCAAGCGATTTCGCTGGCTTTGCCCGGATCCGTGTGGATCTTGGGCAGGTTCTGCCGAGAGAGGACAAGCGCGGTGGGACCGTCCGCCCGTTCGATCGCTGCGGTCCACGCGACTGCGGTTTCGAGCGCGTCAGCCGGGCGCCACACATCCAGGTTGGGGATGAGCCGAAGGCTCGGGATGTGTTCCACCGGTTGGTGGGTCGGGCCATCTTCGCCCAGACCGATCGAATCGTGCGTGAGCACGTGCACCACCCGCTGCTGCATCAACGCCGCCATGCGGATCGCGTTGCGGGCGTAGTCGGAGAAGACGAGGAAGGTGCCGCCGTAGGGGATGAGTCCTTTGTGCAGTGCGATCCCGTTCATGATCGCAGCCATCGCGAATTCGCGAACGCCGTACGAGAGGTGGCGCCCGAACTGGTCGCGGCGCACCGGCGTTGCCCCTTTGAAGTCAGTGAGGTTCGAGTGGGTGAGGTCTGCCGACCCGCCGAAGAGTTCGGGTACTGCTGGCCCCAGCACATTGAGTGCGTTTTGGCTCGCCTTGCGGGTGGCCGGGTTGCCTTCGTCCGCTGCCGCAGCCGCGAAAAGCCGCGCTTTGATGTCCTTCCAGTCCGCCGGGAGTTCTCCAGCGAGTCGCCGCTTGAGTTCCGACCCTTTTTCCGGGTAGGCGGCGCAGTAGGCGGCCAGTTGTGCTTCCCACTCGGCAACGAGCGTTTCACCTTGTGCCCGTTTGTCCCACGCCGCGTAAATCGCTTCGGGAATCTCGAACGGGGCGTAGGGCCAGCCGAGCGCCTCGCGCATTTTCGCTGCAGCTTCCGTGCCGATCGGTGCGCCGTGGATGTCGCAGGTGCCTTCCTTGACCGGGGAACCTTTGCCGATCGTGGTGCGGCAGATGATCAGCGTCGGTTTTCCGTCTGGGGTTGCCGCTTGCGCTTTGGCTTGCGCGATCGCGGCGGAGACCGCGGCGACGTCATGCCCGTCGATCGGGCCGATCACGTTCCAGTGGTACGCAGCGAAGCGCTGCGCGGTGTCGTCGCTGAACCAATCGCTGACCGCACCGTCGATCGAGATCCCGTTGTCGTCATAGAGGCAAATCAGTTTCGACAACCGAAGCGTTCCGGCAAGCGACGCCGCTTCGTGGCTGATCCCCTCCATCAGGCAGCCGTCCCCCAAAAAGACGTAGGTGAAGTGGTCGATGAGGGGGTGTTCGGGCGTGTTGAACTCCGCCGCAAGCAGCTTTTCGGCCAGTGCCATACCCACCGCGTTGGCAAAGCCTTGTCCAAGCGGGCCGGTCGTGGTTTCGACACCGGGCGTGTGGCCGTATTCGGGGTGACCGGCGGTTTTGCTGCCCAGCTGGCGAAAGCGCTTGAGTTCGTCGAGCGGCAGGTCGAACCCGGTGAGGTGCAGCAGCGCGTAGATCAACATCGACGCGTGGCCGTTCGAGAGGACGAAACGGTCCCGGTTGGGCCAGGTTGGGGCTTGTGGTGCGACGCGCAGGTGGTCCCGCCACAGCGCCACCGCCATTTCGGCCATGCCAAGGGGCGCACCAGGGTGCCCCGAGTTTGCAGCGTTCGTGGCGTCGACGGCCAAGAAGCGCAATGCGTTGGCCATCTGGGTTTGGATCGGTTCGGTCACGAGACACTCTCCCCAAGTCAAAAGGTGAATTTTACGCGATTCCCAATGCGCGCTTGCGCCGTTCCATGAAGCGCCAGACAAATGGCGTGAAGATGAGTTGCATCGCCAGCTCCATCTTGCCACCCGGAACGACGATGGTGTTGGCGCGGCTCATGAACGAGCCGTTGATCATGTTCAAGAGGTACGGGAAGTCGATCCCTTTGGGGTTGGCGAAACGGATGATCACAAGGCTTTCGTCGGCGGTGGGGATGTCACGGGCGATGAAGGGATTGGAGGTGTCGACCACCGGCACGCGCTGGAAATTGACGTGCGTGCGCCCAAACTGCGGCACGATGTAATGGACGTAATCGGGCATGCGGCGCAAAATGGTATCGGTCACTGCTTCGGTGGAGTAGCCGCGCTCTTTACGGTCGCGCCACAGCTTTTGGATCCATTCGAGGTTGATCACCGGAACGACCCCGATCAAAAGGTCCGGGTACTGCGCGATGTTGTGTTCGGGGGTCACCACCGCGCCGTGCAGCCCTTCATAGAAGAGCAGATCGGTGTCTTCGGGAATCTCTTCCCAATCGGTGAAGCAGCCGGGAGCAACGCCGTACTGTTTGGCTTCCTCTTCATTATGAACGTAGTGGCGAATGCGGCCGCGGCCCGTTTCGCTATAGGTTTTGAAGAGGTTTTCCAGCTCACCGAAGAGGTTCGCCTCCGGGCCGAAATGGCTGAAATGGCGGTTGCCCTTGGCCTCTTCTTCGGCCATTTTCTGCCGCATCGCGGCGCGGTCGTACGCGTGGAACGAATCGCCCTCGACGAGTACGGCTTTGACCCCTTCACGGCGGAAGATATTGACGAAGGTGCGCATCACGGTGCTTGTGCCAGCACCGGACGAGCCGGTGATTGCGATGATCGGGTGTTTTGCGGACATCGTTTGCTCCCAATGGTGAAAATGCGGCGGTGTTAGAGGGTTTCGTCGCGAAAGAGGGTTCGTTCGGCAAAGAGCGGCAGATCGACCGGGCTCGCGTCCGGGTCGTTGTGGTACTGTTCGATCCGTTCGACCTCTTCGCGGGAACCGAAGACGAAACCG
This region includes:
- a CDS encoding phosphoglycerate kinase, which translates into the protein MKAKKFAELVAQGAVRGKRVFIRADLNVPLAENGTVADDTRIRASLPAIRMALEGGAAAVLVTSHLGRPKEGEPQAKDSLAPVAARMAELLGRPVRLVTDWVDGQFTTAPGEVVLLENCRVNVGEKKNNPELAQRIAKLADIFVHDAFGTAHRAEATTYGVFEYAPVACAGPLLVQEVEAIEKVVANPPRPLIAIVAGSKVSTKLTVLQNLAEKVDTLIVGGGILNTFLMAAGKPVGKSLVEPDLVGEAKAVQEKMAARGADVPLPEDVVVAPEFRADAPATVKPTDAVAADEMILDVGPQFAERVAQTIEACTGAVVWNGPLGVFEFDAFAKGTERLARAIAACPGFTLAGGGDTIAAIEKFGIADQVDYISTGGGAFLEMLEGKVLPAIEILAKRAVD
- the gap gene encoding type I glyceraldehyde-3-phosphate dehydrogenase, yielding MTIRIGINGFGRIGRMVLRAVVKEAEFQDIEVVAVNDLLEPDYLAYMLKYDSVHGRLPVTVEVQNGNLVVAGKTIRVTAHKDPAQLAWGEVGVDVVVESTGLFLTGETCQKHLDAGAKKVVQSAPSKDDTPMFVYGVNHTSYAGQTIVSAASCTTNCLAPVAKVLHDQFGIVRGLMSTVHAATATQKTVDGPSAKDWRGGRGILENIIPSSTGAAKAVGKVIPSLNKKLTGMAFRVPTSDVSVVDLTVQLEKETTYEAICAAMKAASEGELKGVLGYTEDAVVATDFRGCPQPSIFDAKAGIMLDPTFVKVVSWYDNEYGYTCNMLRFVRHVAQN
- the tkt gene encoding transketolase, with the protein product MANALRFLAVDATNAANSGHPGAPLGMAEMAVALWRDHLRVAPQAPTWPNRDRFVLSNGHASMLIYALLHLTGFDLPLDELKRFRQLGSKTAGHPEYGHTPGVETTTGPLGQGFANAVGMALAEKLLAAEFNTPEHPLIDHFTYVFLGDGCLMEGISHEAASLAGTLRLSKLICLYDDNGISIDGAVSDWFSDDTAQRFAAYHWNVIGPIDGHDVAAVSAAIAQAKAQAATPDGKPTLIICRTTIGKGSPVKEGTCDIHGAPIGTEAAAKMREALGWPYAPFEIPEAIYAAWDKRAQGETLVAEWEAQLAAYCAAYPEKGSELKRRLAGELPADWKDIKARLFAAAAADEGNPATRKASQNALNVLGPAVPELFGGSADLTHSNLTDFKGATPVRRDQFGRHLSYGVREFAMAAIMNGIALHKGLIPYGGTFLVFSDYARNAIRMAALMQQRVVHVLTHDSIGLGEDGPTHQPVEHIPSLRLIPNLDVWRPADALETAVAWTAAIERADGPTALVLSRQNLPKIHTDPGKASEIACGGYVVAEHGTPQIVFIATGSEVSLALQAAERLAEMMVGSRVVSIPCVERFAAQPEHYRASILPEGLPKVAIEAAHPDLWYRWVGANGAVIGIDRFGESAPANELFAHFGFTVERVVATAQALLGR
- a CDS encoding phosphoribulokinase yields the protein MSAKHPIIAITGSSGAGTSTVMRTFVNIFRREGVKAVLVEGDSFHAYDRAAMRQKMAEEEAKGNRHFSHFGPEANLFGELENLFKTYSETGRGRIRHYVHNEEEAKQYGVAPGCFTDWEEIPEDTDLLFYEGLHGAVVTPEHNIAQYPDLLIGVVPVINLEWIQKLWRDRKERGYSTEAVTDTILRRMPDYVHYIVPQFGRTHVNFQRVPVVDTSNPFIARDIPTADESLVIIRFANPKGIDFPYLLNMINGSFMSRANTIVVPGGKMELAMQLIFTPFVWRFMERRKRALGIA